The nucleotide window CGGTCAAAGGCCGCGACGGATTCAACCAACAACGGGTCTCGAGATTCACTTCACGCAAACTCACCGTGGGCTCCGAGCCCGCGAAGGTGTGTCCGTGAATGAGCGTCGGGCCGCGGTAGTCGACCGGCATGCGGCGCGACCACAGAAATTGATCGGGATCCATACTTTCCAGCGCTTTAGATTTCAACGAACGCTCCACGCCGGCATGCACGAAGAGCAGATTGCCCTTTTCGGAGAGATGATAACGTTTGCGCAGAATACGTTCGAAAAAGCGGATGTGCTCGCGCGGGACTTCATTTTTTTCCATCCACTCGGCCATCAGAGTCGCTTCCGGCACGGGAACTTCAGCGAGTTTACCGGATTTGATTTTGAGCTGATTCTCGAGATACCACTCCAAGCACATCCACTCGTGGTTTCCCGGCAAGATCACGTAGTCGGGTCGACGCGCTTCGAGTTCAATCAACTGATTAACCAGACTCCAGGACGGCAGCCGGTCGATGTAGTCACCAAGGAACACCACGTGACCCGAAGCCTTCGCCAGGATGCGGACGCACTTCTCGAACAGATCGACACGACCGTGCAGATCCGGAATGGCGAAATACAAGGAATCGGGCGCACCCAACTCCTCGACCGCCTGCTCGAAATCCGTGAATTCTTTGAGATTCCCCACCCATTTTTAAGATTGCCTCAATCCCGGCGACTTCGCCACGTGGACCCCGAGAAAGTCCAGCCCCCGTGCTTCGAAAAGAGAAACATCGTCCTCAAAACGAAGCACGCCAGACGATTGTCGAAGTTCCGGTGCGGGAATCCCCCGCCACCCCTTTCCTCGCGCCCGGAAACGCGCGGGATCCTTCGGTAATCGCTTTCATTGTCGAGGTCCTAGACTGTGACTTGCGACTTCGACCAAAAATCCGTGAAAACCCGTTCCCGCTTTCACCGCCCGTTCACGCCTGACCGGCCGCGAGGGGCTCTGTTCGAGAACGCAGAAAACGAACGCATGAGCACGACCGTTGCTTTAAAGATTCTCGCAATCACTTGGGGGGTCCAAGTCTTTGCGGGGGTAAAATGAACGCAAAGACTTTCACCATGATTTCACTACTCGCTCTCGCTCTGCTTTCGACCGCTTGCGCGCCGAAAGAATTCAGCGCGGCGAGTGAAGGCGAACTCGGACTCAAAAATCTGGGCTCGGAAACCACCGGTGGTGATGGCGAGGGGGAACTCCCCGCGACCGGGACCAACACTCCGGATCCGACGGATCCCACCGACCCCTCAACACC belongs to Pseudobdellovibrionaceae bacterium and includes:
- a CDS encoding metallophosphoesterase translates to MGNLKEFTDFEQAVEELGAPDSLYFAIPDLHGRVDLFEKCVRILAKASGHVVFLGDYIDRLPSWSLVNQLIELEARRPDYVILPGNHEWMCLEWYLENQLKIKSGKLAEVPVPEATLMAEWMEKNEVPREHIRFFERILRKRYHLSEKGNLLFVHAGVERSLKSKALESMDPDQFLWSRRMPVDYRGPTLIHGHTFAGSEPTVSLREVNLETRCWLNPSRPLTVGVFRDVPELEDPFQGIVKIYAD